GACGATCAGGGCGACGAGCAGGAAACGCAGTTGCCCGGCGCGCCAGTCGCGGCCGGTCATTTTCAGGGAGAGGCGGAACATGGGCGGCGGGTCTTCCGGTAGATTTATTGCGCGATGCCGTGGGCGGGGGCGTGCTGCGCGAAATACGCATCGACGGTAGCGAGGAAGGCGTCTTTCTGCGCCTGCGGCAGGAAGGCCGCAATAAAACCGTTGCGCGCCAGGCGCTGCGCGTGGGACAGGCCCAGTGGCAGCGCGTCGAAGATGGCGTCGAAATTGTCGTTCATGTAGCCGCCGAAATACGCGGGATCGTCGGAATTGACCGTCACGAGCAGGCCGGCGTCGAGCAGTTGCACCAGGTTATGGTCGTGCATCTGGTCGAATACGCGCAGCTTGGTGTTCGACAAGGGGCAGACGGTCAGCGCGATCTGTTCGCGCGCCAGGCGGGCCGTCAGGTCCGCGTCTTCCAGGCAGCGCACGCCATGGTCGATGCGTTCGACTTGCAAGTCGTCGAGCGCCGTACGGATGTAGGCTGGCGGACCTTCCTCGCCCGCGTGGGCCACCAGGTGCAAGCCCAGCTCGCGGCAACGGGCAAACACGCGCGAAAATTTCTCGGGCGGGTTGCCCACTTCTGACGAGTCCAGGCCGATG
Above is a genomic segment from Janthinobacterium sp. 64 containing:
- a CDS encoding adenosine deaminase, giving the protein MMNPQLRAIVRDMPKAELHIHIEGSLEPELIFALAARNGVPLGYESVEHLRSAYAFTDLQSFLDIYYAGASVLLKEQDFYDMTQAYLRRAEADNVLHTEIFFDPQTHTARGVAMADVINGIHRACQDSPVSAALILCFLRHLSEEEAFETLEDALPHRDKFIGIGLDSSEVGNPPEKFSRVFARCRELGLHLVAHAGEEGPPAYIRTALDDLQVERIDHGVRCLEDADLTARLAREQIALTVCPLSNTKLRVFDQMHDHNLVQLLDAGLLVTVNSDDPAYFGGYMNDNFDAIFDALPLGLSHAQRLARNGFIAAFLPQAQKDAFLATVDAYFAQHAPAHGIAQ